Part of the Marinobacterium rhizophilum genome is shown below.
GTCCTCGTGCAGAAACTCGCAGGCCTGTCGCAGGATATTGCGGGTGATGTCCAGGCCATCTTCACCGGAGGTCAGCGCCAGCTCCGGCTCATGACTGAACTCCGCCGGCATGGAGGCATAGTCCGATGCATCCACATAGGGCGGGTTGCTGACGATCAAATCGTAACAGCGCCCCTGCAGGGAGCTGAACAGGTCGCTCTGCATCACATTGACCCGCTCTTCAAGGCCATGGCGATGAACATTGCGTGCCGCCACTTCCAGCGCCTCGACCGAGACATCCACCAGATCGACTTCGGCTTCCTCGAACACATCGGCGCAACCGATACCGATGCAGCCACTGCCCGCACACAGGTCCAGAATGCGCTCCACCGGCCCCGGCCGCAGCCAGGGCGCAAAGCGTGCCTGCACCAGCTCGGCGATCGGGGAACGGGGAATCAGCACGTTCTCGTTGACATAGAACGGCATGCCCAGGTACCAGGCCTCACCGATCACGTAGGGCAGCGGCTTGCGCTCTTCGACACGCAGGCGCAGGAATTCCACCACGCGCTTGCGTTCGCCAAAGGTCAGGCGGGCATCCAGGATCGCAGGGTTGGTATCCCAGGGCAGATCGATGGCGCCGAGCACCAGCTGCACGGCTTCATCCCACGCATTGTCCGTGCCGTGACCGAAAAATACCTGTTCGCGATTGAACTGGCTCAGACTCCAGCGGACAAAATCGCGTATCGTATATAGCTCATTTACAACCTGTTCTTGATCGATGCTCATTCCAAAACCGATAATAAGGGGAGTTTGTGCCGCACCTTAGCGACCACAGCGCTCAGACCCAGAATCCACAGCGGTGCTCCAAAGGCGCCTATGTTAATGAAAATATTGAAGTGACGCCATGTCGGACCACAAGCTTCCCGCTGATGACGCAGCGATTTCGTTTGAAAACCTGATGCAGGATGTGGATCGCCACCAGCACGACCGTGCCGATATCGGCCGCGCCGCCGCCGATCCGCAGACCCTGAACTACAAGCGCGCTGCCGCCACCCGCGAAACGCGCCAGGTGATCGACGGCCTGTCCAGCGAGGCCGCCGAGATCGTCGAGTCCAGCGATGAACTGCTGTTTGCCGCTCCCGGTGTCCAGATCGGCCTGATGAAACGCCTGCGCAAGGGGCATATCCCCTGGGAGCAGGGGCTCGATCTGCACGGCATGACGGTAGACCAGGCCCGCGAAGAACTGTGCACCTTCATTCACGACGGTCTGCGGCAACAGGCACGGGTTGTCCTGGTGGTACACGGCAAGGCCTATTCCCAGGCCGGCGCCTACCCGATCCTCAAGTCACTGGTGAATGACTGGCTGCGCCAGCTTCACGGCGTCATGGCCTTCTGTTCGGCCCAGCCCAAGGACGGCGGTACCGGTGCACTCTACGTGCTGCTCAAACGCAAGAGCAGCAAAAGTGGTTTACCCTGATAACTGAGAACAGCGACTGTTGAAACTGATTCCGGGGGCAAACCATGGAAAATGAATTCACAAGGATTATCGCAGCGCTCGGGGAGGACGTTACACGGGAGGGGCTCAAGGACACGCCGGCCCGCGCCGCCAAAGCCATGAAATTCCTGACCCGCGGCTACGCACAGTCGCTGGAAGAAGTGGTCAATGGCGCTCTTTTCCCGTCGGACAACAGCGAGATGGTGCTGGTCAAGGACATCGAACTGTATTCCCTGTGCGAGCACCACCTGCTGCCCTTTATCGGCAAGGCCCATGTGGCCTACATCCCCCAGGGTCGCGTAATCGGACTTTCCAAGATTGGGCGCATTGTCGACATGTTCGCACGCCGCCTGCAAATTCAGGAAAACATGACCCAGCAGATTGCCGAGGCCATTATGCAGGTCACCCAGGCCGCCGGCGTGGGCGTCGTCATCGAAGCTCAGCACATGTGCATGATGATGCGTGGCATCGAAAAACAGAACGCCAGCATGAAAACATCCATGATGCTGGGATCCTTTCGCGACAGCCCCGCCACACGCAACGAGTTCATGTCACTCATCCGCTCCTGAACCGGCCACCCTTGCAGCAAAACGTTCAGGTCAGGACGTCAGCGTCAGCCGACCCTCTTCCATGGCCGCCAGGCGCTCCCGGGCGATATGGCGCCCCACCTCGATCATTTCCGCGGCGCGGTGAAACTCGTAAAAGCTGCATGTTTCCTTGGGAATGGTAATGCTCAGATCCGGCGGGTAGCCGGCAATCTTGTATTCACTGAGCGAGCTCTGCATCGCCTCAACCGAGCTGAGCAAAATATCCAGGCGCCCCCCAAAGCGTTCCTTCACGGACCCGCTGGTGGCGGCTGCATCATCCTGGGCCCCTGCTTCAACATCCAGGGGCTGGTCATCACCGTGACCACTGCGCTCAAGAAACGCATTGTGGGGCATCTTGACCACGGGCAGGCGAAACCGACTGGTGTTCAGGTCCACCGCGACAATGATATCGGCATGGGCCGCCACCGTCGGGATTATGGGCAACGGGTTCAGTACACCACCATCCACCAGCACGCGACTCTCCGTCACCACCGGCGTGAAAAAGCCGGGCACTGCCGCCGACGCCCGAATGGCGCTCATGAGAGAACCCTTCTGAAACCAGACTTCCTTCTGATGGGACAAGTCCGTCGCCACGGCAGTAAAGCTCAACGGCAGGCTTTCGATATCGGGATCCCCCGCCAGCTCCCGCAGCCTGGCAAACACGCGGTCCCCCCGAATGGCACCGCGACTGAAAGTCACGTCCATCAGCCGCAGAATATCGATCCGCTTGAGGCTCTTGACCCAGTCACGGTAGGACTCCAGCGCACCGGCGGCGTACATGCCTCCAACCAGCGCCCCCATCGAACTGCCCGCAATCGCCTTGATATGATAACCGCGGCGCAGCAGCTCCTCGATCACTCCAATATGGGCGTACCCGCGCGCACCACCGCTACCCAGCGCCAGGGAAACACTCACCTTGCGTTCCATCATGGCTCGACCTGGCGGATCACGACCAGCGCCCCCGCTCTGCCGGCAAGCACGGAGGGCACCAGCGGCCCAACGCCAAAGGCCTGCACCGTTTCAAAGCCGGCACTGCGTACCCCCGCTTCGATTTGCCGCGCCAGCAGGCCGGACTGTGCCAGTGTTTCTTCCGCGCCGCGGCCCTGCTGATGCACCACCAGCCAGAATGCCTGCCCCGGCTCAAACTCCGCCAGCAACTGCACGACCGGATCCACCACATCCAGCGGCGCGGCCGGATCGAAAGGCAGGGCCGCGTAGCCTTCCACCTTCAGCTGCTGTACCAGTTCGCTACCGCCCGCCGCCGAGACCACATCGAGCTGCAGATAGACACGCCTGTTGCCCCGCTGCACGGCGTAAAGCGCCAGGTAATCCGCTCCCAGGCGCGCCGCCATATAAAACTGGGTGCGATCCAGACCATAGAGCTGGGCAATGCCAAAGAAGTCGTTGGCCCAGTAGTGGCTGCTGCCACAGTCGCGCCCGGTGCACTGAAACAGCACCTCGGCACCATGAGCCATCAACTGATCCCGGAAGTGCTCGAAGGCATCCGCTGACTGATGGGACTCCGGAATGCGGTAGGTAATGCGCGTCAGCTGGCCATCCAGCGCCTTGCGCTTGTCAGCAACGACAATATTATTGGCCTTCTTAAGCTCGGACAGCATCAACAGATACTCGGGTGTCGGTCCCTGCTGGTAGCTTTCAATCCAGGACAGCGGGAAACGCTTGAGCAAGCCATAGTCGGCAGCCCCCTCCACATCGGACTGCGCCGCTACAACACAGGACAGCAACAGGCCGGCCAACAACAAGCAGGTATTTCTCAGCACGGTCAGACTCCATTCACGTGATCACACAGACCGGTTCAGGACGGCCACTAAAGCACCCGCTAGCCACAGGCTAGGCAACACAGGCGCATTTCAGACGACGACTGTCATCAATCAAACTCAAAGCCTGACACCTGGCCATGACTCCACAAGACCAGCAACAACAGGGTGTCGCCACAGGCCCACACCTTAAAACGAATCCACAGACCGCTTCAATGACTGCCCGCTTCGCGCAAGCTATTGATAATCAGTGTAGCAATCTCTGCCGCGGCACCGGGCTCCAGATGCAAATGATGATTGCCGGCCAGTACATGCAGGCGCGCATCGCGCAGTAGCGGCAACAGGCGCTGCATGCGCGCAGGGTCGATACCCCCGGTTCCCAGCACCAGCTCAACCGGCGCCCTGACCCGTAGCAGAAAAGCCTCGACCTGTGCCTCAGAGAATCGTACCACCGACGGCAGCATCAGGGCCGGATCACTGCGCCAGCG
Proteins encoded:
- the prmB gene encoding 50S ribosomal protein L3 N(5)-glutamine methyltransferase → MSIDQEQVVNELYTIRDFVRWSLSQFNREQVFFGHGTDNAWDEAVQLVLGAIDLPWDTNPAILDARLTFGERKRVVEFLRLRVEERKPLPYVIGEAWYLGMPFYVNENVLIPRSPIAELVQARFAPWLRPGPVERILDLCAGSGCIGIGCADVFEEAEVDLVDVSVEALEVAARNVHRHGLEERVNVMQSDLFSSLQGRCYDLIVSNPPYVDASDYASMPAEFSHEPELALTSGEDGLDITRNILRQACEFLHEDGLLVVEVGNSEVHLMEQFPQVPFIWVELEHGNGVFAITAADLHQYRDLF
- a CDS encoding Smr/MutS family protein — encoded protein: MSDHKLPADDAAISFENLMQDVDRHQHDRADIGRAAADPQTLNYKRAAATRETRQVIDGLSSEAAEIVESSDELLFAAPGVQIGLMKRLRKGHIPWEQGLDLHGMTVDQAREELCTFIHDGLRQQARVVLVVHGKAYSQAGAYPILKSLVNDWLRQLHGVMAFCSAQPKDGGTGALYVLLKRKSSKSGLP
- the folE gene encoding GTP cyclohydrolase I FolE, whose product is MENEFTRIIAALGEDVTREGLKDTPARAAKAMKFLTRGYAQSLEEVVNGALFPSDNSEMVLVKDIELYSLCEHHLLPFIGKAHVAYIPQGRVIGLSKIGRIVDMFARRLQIQENMTQQIAEAIMQVTQAAGVGVVIEAQHMCMMMRGIEKQNASMKTSMMLGSFRDSPATRNEFMSLIRS
- a CDS encoding patatin-like phospholipase family protein, translating into MMERKVSVSLALGSGGARGYAHIGVIEELLRRGYHIKAIAGSSMGALVGGMYAAGALESYRDWVKSLKRIDILRLMDVTFSRGAIRGDRVFARLRELAGDPDIESLPLSFTAVATDLSHQKEVWFQKGSLMSAIRASAAVPGFFTPVVTESRVLVDGGVLNPLPIIPTVAAHADIIVAVDLNTSRFRLPVVKMPHNAFLERSGHGDDQPLDVEAGAQDDAAATSGSVKERFGGRLDILLSSVEAMQSSLSEYKIAGYPPDLSITIPKETCSFYEFHRAAEMIEVGRHIARERLAAMEEGRLTLTS
- a CDS encoding DUF4892 domain-containing protein; translated protein: MLRNTCLLLAGLLLSCVVAAQSDVEGAADYGLLKRFPLSWIESYQQGPTPEYLLMLSELKKANNIVVADKRKALDGQLTRITYRIPESHQSADAFEHFRDQLMAHGAEVLFQCTGRDCGSSHYWANDFFGIAQLYGLDRTQFYMAARLGADYLALYAVQRGNRRVYLQLDVVSAAGGSELVQQLKVEGYAALPFDPAAPLDVVDPVVQLLAEFEPGQAFWLVVHQQGRGAEETLAQSGLLARQIEAGVRSAGFETVQAFGVGPLVPSVLAGRAGALVVIRQVEP